A genomic stretch from bacterium includes:
- a CDS encoding heme-copper oxidase subunit III → MRPIANTRSAAGIPTGRLAVWWVLASEIVIFGGILASYIMFRLSHGIWADYAANTNTMIGATNTFVLLTSSLAAVAAHAAAERGDGKLAARRLVYTILGGGIFLCIKSYEWYTEITHGFTISANGFWAFYYTAAGVHASHVIAGMILMAFVAKDAAKNAELHRVELVGIYWHFVDVVWIFLFPLLYIAK, encoded by the coding sequence ATGAGACCGATTGCGAACACTCGATCCGCCGCGGGTATCCCCACCGGTCGTCTGGCTGTCTGGTGGGTGTTGGCCTCCGAGATCGTGATCTTCGGCGGCATCCTGGCGTCGTACATCATGTTCCGGCTGTCCCACGGCATCTGGGCTGATTATGCCGCCAACACGAACACCATGATCGGGGCGACCAACACCTTCGTGCTGCTCACCTCGAGCCTGGCGGCCGTGGCGGCCCATGCCGCCGCGGAGCGCGGTGATGGCAAGCTCGCCGCCCGGCGCCTCGTCTATACGATCCTCGGCGGTGGCATTTTCCTCTGCATCAAGAGCTACGAGTGGTACACCGAGATCACTCACGGCTTCACGATCAGCGCCAACGGTTTTTGGGCGTTCTACTACACGGCGGCTGGCGTCCATGCCTCCCACGTCATCGCAGGCATGATCCTGATGGCTTTCGTGGCCAAGGACGCTGCGAAGAACGCGGAACTCCACCGGGTCGAGTTGGTGGGAATCTATTGGCACTTCGTCGATGTCGTCTGGATCTTCCTCTTCCCTCTCCTCTATATCGCGAAGTAA
- a CDS encoding cytochrome c oxidase subunit I produces the protein MATAEVATHHDDTRHHDEGFVKKYLWSTDHKIICFQYMITGIAMALIGGFFAYAFRMQLAFPGMEVPLWGVVTPGDYNALVTNHGTIMIFWVAMPVLIAAFGNYLIPLMIGCDDMVFPKINRLSYQIFLLSALVLISSFFVEGGAFAGAWTAYPPLSSTAEYSLTPLGSSIWLIAVALEFIAFLLGGINFITTAMNSRAPGMKLYDVPVIVWFIVIASLLFMASVGPLVAGAIMLLFDQNLGTGFFDPTRGGDPVLWQHLFWFFGHPEVYVVLLPAIGISAEIITVFARKKLFAYRTVLNTAIATGVLSFTVWAHHQFVSGIDPRMAHVFTISTLLISVPIAEMVFVYIATLYGGSITLNTPMLWALAFIGEFLIGGVTGIFLGASGSDIYFHDTYFVLAHFHYTFFPIAIIGTFAGITYWWPKMTGKMMNDTLGKIHFWGTIIPFNFIFIPLFVLGLAGQHRRIYNYENFPDLALDWMFDLRIMATVALLVMIAFQVVFFVNVFVSLRNGKKAGNNPWKANTLEWVAPSPPGHGNFEELPTVYRGPYEYSHPDREEDYWPQNEPA, from the coding sequence ATGGCCACCGCGGAAGTCGCGACCCACCACGACGACACCCGCCATCACGACGAAGGTTTCGTGAAGAAGTACTTGTGGTCGACAGACCACAAGATCATCTGCTTCCAGTACATGATCACCGGCATCGCGATGGCGTTGATCGGCGGATTCTTCGCCTACGCCTTCCGGATGCAGCTGGCCTTCCCCGGAATGGAAGTCCCGCTCTGGGGTGTCGTGACGCCGGGGGACTACAACGCCCTTGTCACCAACCACGGCACGATCATGATCTTCTGGGTGGCGATGCCCGTACTCATCGCGGCTTTCGGGAACTATCTCATCCCGCTGATGATCGGCTGCGACGATATGGTCTTCCCGAAGATCAATCGCCTTTCCTATCAGATCTTCCTGCTCTCGGCGCTGGTGCTCATCTCGTCGTTCTTCGTCGAGGGTGGTGCCTTCGCTGGTGCCTGGACAGCCTATCCGCCGCTTTCTTCGACGGCCGAATACAGTCTCACACCACTAGGCTCATCGATCTGGCTGATCGCCGTCGCTTTGGAGTTCATCGCCTTCTTGCTGGGCGGCATCAATTTCATCACGACGGCCATGAACTCCAGGGCGCCTGGCATGAAGCTCTACGACGTTCCGGTCATCGTGTGGTTCATCGTCATCGCCAGCCTCCTGTTCATGGCCTCCGTGGGTCCGCTGGTGGCTGGCGCGATCATGTTGCTGTTCGACCAGAACCTCGGCACCGGCTTCTTCGATCCCACCCGGGGCGGTGATCCGGTCCTCTGGCAGCACCTCTTCTGGTTCTTCGGACACCCCGAAGTCTACGTCGTGCTCCTTCCGGCGATCGGTATCTCCGCGGAGATCATCACGGTCTTCGCGCGCAAGAAGCTCTTCGCGTATCGCACCGTGTTGAATACCGCGATCGCGACGGGCGTCCTCTCCTTCACGGTCTGGGCGCACCACCAGTTCGTCTCGGGCATCGATCCGCGGATGGCTCACGTCTTTACGATCTCGACACTGCTGATCTCGGTTCCGATCGCCGAAATGGTCTTTGTCTACATCGCCACGCTCTACGGCGGGTCGATCACGTTGAACACGCCGATGCTCTGGGCCCTGGCGTTCATCGGCGAGTTCTTGATCGGTGGCGTGACGGGCATCTTCCTCGGTGCCAGCGGTTCGGACATCTACTTCCACGATACGTATTTCGTGCTAGCCCATTTCCACTACACGTTCTTCCCGATCGCCATCATCGGCACATTCGCCGGGATCACCTATTGGTGGCCAAAGATGACCGGGAAGATGATGAACGACACGCTTGGGAAGATTCACTTCTGGGGCACGATCATCCCGTTCAACTTCATCTTCATTCCGCTCTTCGTGCTGGGTTTGGCGGGGCAGCATCGCCGCATCTACAACTACGAGAACTTCCCCGACCTGGCTCTCGATTGGATGTTCGACCTCCGAATCATGGCCACGGTTGCATTGCTGGTGATGATCGCTTTCCAGGTCGTCTTCTTCGTCAACGTCTTCGTGAGCCTGCGAAATGGCAAGAAGGCGGGAAACAACCCCTGGAAGGCCAACACGTTGGAATGGGTGGCACCCTCTCCTCCGGGCCATGGCAACTTCGAGGAGCTGCCGACCGTCTATCGGGGGCCCTACGAGTACAGCCATCCGGACCGTGAAGAAGACTATTGGCCGCAGAACGAGCCGGCCTAG